One region of Pontibacillus halophilus JSM 076056 = DSM 19796 genomic DNA includes:
- a CDS encoding DUF262 domain-containing protein, which produces MPGYQRGYRWTSLQITELLEDIWEFHNMDPNKDDVYWLQPIVVKRHEEGVEVIDGQQRLTTVILIVKYIQSIIPLYQGQGYSIRYETRKDSERFIADIQNKEERRNDNIDFYHIYQAYETIGKWFKENPEQNALLYIWQRLTDQVKVLWYELDYQYDGIDLFTRINIGKIPLTNAELIKALFLSKNNLG; this is translated from the coding sequence ATTCCTGGGTATCAACGAGGCTATCGTTGGACATCTTTACAAATCACAGAACTGCTTGAGGATATATGGGAGTTTCATAACATGGATCCAAATAAAGATGATGTTTACTGGCTGCAGCCAATTGTGGTTAAACGTCATGAAGAAGGAGTAGAGGTCATTGATGGTCAGCAGCGCTTAACGACAGTAATATTGATTGTGAAATATATTCAGTCCATTATTCCTCTTTATCAAGGGCAAGGATATTCCATTCGTTATGAAACTAGGAAAGATAGTGAAAGGTTTATTGCCGATATTCAGAATAAGGAAGAAAGGCGTAATGACAATATAGATTTTTATCATATATATCAGGCTTATGAGACTATTGGTAAATGGTTTAAGGAAAACCCTGAACAGAATGCATTACTTTATATTTGGCAGAGGTTGACAGATCAAGTGAAGGTTCTTTGGTATGAACTGGATTACCAATACGATGGTATTGATTTATTTACTAGGATAAATATTGGAAAAATACCTCTGACGAACGCAGAACTAATCAAAGCGTTATTTTTGAGTAAAAACAACCTAGGGTAA